The Pontibacter korlensis sequence CCGCCTCCACAGCCTCCACAATGCCGACCTCCTTTGCAATGGCGGCCGCTGTTTTCTTGTGGTCGCCGGTTACCATCATCACCCGTATGCCGGCGGTTTTACATTCCTCCACCGACTCCCGAACGCCCTGGCGCGGCGGATCGATAATGCCCGTGGTGCCTACCCACGTTAAGTCCCTCACATCTCCGGCTTGCACTTGCTGCTTGCCGTCGGCCTTTTTGTAGGCCTGCGACAGCACCCGCATGGCCTGACCCGTCCAGTCGTCAATCTTTTTTCTGATATCCTCTCTTTTCTCCTCTGTCAGCTGTTCGGGACCGTTGGGGGTGAGCCATTGGCTACTCAACTCCAGGATGCGCTCGGGTGCCCCGATGGCGAAAATCTCAGCACCGTCTTCTGTATCCACAAGCGAGGCACGAAATTTTTGCTTGGAGTTGAAGGGCAACTCGTCGAGCACGCGGTAGCGATTGTAGGGCTCTTGCTTTTTAACCTTGCCCTTGCGCCCGATCACATACATGGCTGCCTCGGTAGGATCGCCGACAATGTTAGGGCTCCGGTTTCCCTCTTCGTCCTCATCATCTTCCTCATGTTCTTCCTCTTCCTCTTCCTCTTCCTCCTCTTCCTCATAGTCCTCGTCATCATCTTCTAGATTGTTGCGGCGCTTTCTCTGTTGCGCTTTGATGTGCACCTTATCTTTCTCAACCTCCACATCCACGTCCACATTGGACTGGTCCTTATCTCCCGGCATCTCCTCGTCTCCGGCGCTTACCGAATTTTGTCCGGCTGTGTCCGCTTTGTTCAAGCTGATGCTGATCTTCACTTTGTCTGGCTGCACATCTACATCCACATCCATGCCTTCCTTTTTTCCGGCCTCCACCGCTACGGTTTTGCTTTCCTGTGGCTTCTCTTCCAAACTGGTTCTTTCTGGTGCTTCCTCTATCACTGGAGGTTGTAGTTCTTTTGCCGATTTTTTTTCCGTTCCTGCCGACGTTTTCTCTTCCTGCCGCTGGTCTACTCCGCTTGGTGCTTTTTCTTCCGAACGTTGCTTTTCCGCCGGCTTCCTTTCCTGCGTCAGAACGGCTTTTGCATCCGATTCGCCTTCATTTTCCTCTTCTTCCCCGTCCTCCAGATGCGCCCCGTTACAGAAAGCGGCTATCGCTAAAAGTTTGCGTTCCACAGGATTATCTTTTAAATCTATCGGCTTGCCGTCTGCCTTGAACTCGCCCTGTAACTGATAGCCCGCCCCTGTTACTGATAGTTCCTGCCCGCTGCCCGTGAACATTTTCTTTACCGTAAGGATACTTTGGGTGATGGTGCCTGTTTTGTCGGAAAGTATGACAGACACGGAGCCCATCATTTCAGTGGCGGTGAACTCCCGGATGATGACGTTTTGCTTGGCCATGCGGTTGGCTCCGATAGCCAGCACGATGGAGATAACCGCGGGCAGGCCCTCGGGTATGGAAGAGACGAGCGTGGCGATAGTAACGAGGAGGATGTCCTGGAATTCATAATTGCGAAGCCAGTAGCCTAGCGAGAAAACAACAAGAGAAGTTACTATAGCGATGCCTGCCATGATTTTGCCCAGCTCGCTTGTCTTCTTCCTAAAATTAGATTCCTGCATCTGCATCTCGCTCATGGACGTGGCGATTTTACCGATTTCGGTGTGTTCGCCGATGGCGGTCACCACGGCCTTGCCCTTGCCCTGGGCCACATTCGTTCCTTTCCAGACCATGTTTTTACGGTCTCCGAGGGCGGCATTCTCCTCCTCCTGTAATTCCGTCTCCTTCTCAATCGGCATCGATTCTCCTGTGAGCGCTGCCTCCGAGGTGCGCAGGTCCTTTGCTTGCAACAAGCGGGCGTCGGCGGGTATACTTTGCCCTTCGTTCAAAATAATGATGTCGCCCAGCACCACGTCTTCGGCCATAAGTTCATGCTCCTTGCCGTCGCGCAGAGCGGTGGCTTTTTTCTCTATCAACCCTTTGATGGATTCAATCGCTTTCTCAGCCTTATACTCCTGCACAAAGCCCATGATAGCGTTGAAAAGGATTACTGCGAGGATGATGTACACGTCAGCCATCTGGTCGGCCCAGAACGCGACACCGGCAGCGAAGAGGAGTATCAGAACAAGAAAGTCCTTGAACTGCTTGAGGAAAAGCATGATCGGGTTGATGCCGCCTTTTTCCGGCAGCACATTTTTCCCAAACTCCTCCTGGCGCTTTTTGGCCTCTTCCGAAGAAAGCCCTTCCTCGCTCGCCGATAGCTTCTCCAAGGTATCTTCGGTGCTGATGGTATGATAAGGATATTTCTGGTCGATATTCATGATCCACAATAATGGTTAAAAGTCCGACCTGGCCCCTGTAGAGAAGTATAGCCAAAGCCTGTGGAAACAGGTCTATTTATCTTCTGCCTCCAGAATGTTTTTGATGCCACGGGCCACGGCATCGGGATTAAAGGAGATGCTCGTGATGCCCTGTTCTACAAGGAAACGGGCAAACTCCGGGAAATCGCTGGGAGCCTGGCCGCACAGCCCGATTTTGATACCCTTCTTTTTGGCACGCTCGATGGCCATGCTAATCATCTGTTTGATGGCAGGGTTCAGCTCGTCGAACAAGTCGCTGACAAGGGCGGAGTCGCGGTCGAGGCCGAGGGTGAGCTGCGTGAGGTCATTAGAGCCGATGGAGAAGCCGTCGAACACCTCGGCGAATTCCTCCGCTAAGATGACGTTCGAGGGTATCTCGCACATCATGTATATCTCCAGCTCGTTCCAGCCTTGCTTCAGCCCGAAATCGCCCATCAGATTCACAACTTTTTTGCCCTCCTCCACGGTGCGGCAAAACGGCACCATCAGCTTCACATTCGTAAAGCCCATCTCATTGCGCACGATTTTCATCGCCTCGCACTCCATCTGAAAGCCGTCCCTATACGCCTCGCTGTAATAGCGCGAGGCACCCCGGAAGCCGAGCATCGGATTTTCCTCCTCCGGCTCAAACTCACGCCCGCCAATTAAATCAGCATACTCGTTCGATTTAAAGTCGCTCATGCGCACAATGACCTGGCGCGGGTAAAAAGCGGCGGCAATGGAGGCCACGCCCTCGGCCAATTTCTCGATAAAATATAGGCGTTTGTCCGGGTAAGGGGCGGTCAGTTCCTCTATCCACTTCTTCGCCTTTTTATCTTTCAGTTCCTCAAAGTGCAGGAGCGCGAGCGGGTGAATCTTGACAGTGTTGTTAATCACAAACTCGATGCGCATCAGCCCTACACCCGCAACGGGATAGCTACTGTAAAAGAAAGCCATGTCAGGGTCGGCCATGATGAGCATCACCTCTGTCTCGGGCTTTCGCAGTTGCTCAAAATTAATATCCTCTTCCTCCCACTTTAAAAAGCCCTCATATACTTTTCCAGTATGCCCCTCGGCGCAGGATACGGTGATTTGCTGTCCATCTTTAATCGTTTGAGTTGCATCTTCCGTCCCAACAACCGCCACAGCGCCCAGCTCGCGGGCCACGATAGCGGCATGGCTGGTGCGCCCGCCGCTGTCCGTCACGATGGCCGAAGCTTTCTTCATCACCGTGTCCCAGTCGGGGTTGGTGATGCCCGTCACCAGCACGTCGCCCTCCTGCAGTTTGTCGGCCTCGTCAGGCGAGCTTAGAATGCGAGCGATGCCTTTGGTTACTTTCTCTCCAATCGCATTACCCGTCGTCACCACCGTGCCTCCTTCCTTCAGCCGATACTCCTTCAGTTTCGATTTGTCTTTGCCGGAATGCACGGTTTCGGGGCGGGCCTGCACTATGTACAACTCACCGCTTTCGCCGTCTTTGGCCCACTCTATATCCATGGCGCGGCCGTAATGTTCCTCTATCTCCAGCGCCCAAGTGGCCAGCGTGGTCACTTCCTCGTCGGTAAGTATAAAGCGATGCTGTTTGTTTTTCGGCGTGTCCTTATTCACGGTAGTGCCTTCGCCTTTTTTGGCTTCGCCATATACCATCGTCTGCTCTTTGCTTCCTATTTTCTTGGAGATGATGGAACGAATTCCTTTCTTTAGCGAGGGCTTAAAAACATAGAACTCGTCGGCGTTTACGGCACCCTGAACCACGTTCTCGCCTAGGCCCCAGGTACCGGTCAGGAAGATGACCTGCTCATAGCCGCTGTCGGGCAGGATAGTGAAGCCGACGCCAGCCGAGGCTTTGTCGGAGCGCACCATTTTCTGCACGCCAGCCGAGAGCGCCACTTTCATGTGGTCGAAGCCGTTGTGCTCACGGTAGCGGATGGCGCGGTCGGTGAAGAGAGAGGCGTAGCACTTCTTGCAGGCTTCCACCGCATCCTCTGCGCCCTGCACGTTCAGGAAAGAGTCGTGCTGCCCCGCAAAAGAGGCCTCGGGCAAGTCCTCAGCGGTGGCGCTGCTCCGCACGGCCACGCTGGAGAGCGCCTCCTCCTTCTCCTCCAGCTGGTGGTATGCCTCTTTAATGGCCGCTGCGACCTCCTCCGGAAATGCTCCTCTCATCACCGCCTGCCGCGCCTTTTTTCCTGTTTCGCTTAGGTTGGAAAACTTCTGCCTGTCCAGCTCCTCCAGTAGCGTCGTCAGCTCCTCCTTCAGCCCGTTATGCTCCAGAAATTCCCAGTAAGCCTGCGCAGTGGTGGCGAACCCGGCGGGTATATGAATGCCATTCGGACCTAGCTGACTAATCATTTCGCCGAGCGAGGCGTTCTTGCCGCCCACCTCAGCCACATCGGTGTTGTTTAAGTCCTCGAAAAATCGAATGTAAGTGCTCATGTTTGATATTTTACCCTTCGTAAGTATAACCTGGAGGCACATTAAAAGGAGAAGCTGGACAGGTATCCTTCAGAAAAAATTAGCATATAAGACTGGGGAAGCATACATCTTCTTCAATCCTATATATAACATTTCCACTTTTTTATTACTATAATTTCCTTAACTGATCACCCATAATCCAGTATAACCATTTAAACAGCCTTACATAAAGTACTTATATCAAGAGGTTAGGTTGTAAAATATATGTTCTGAAATCAAAACAAATGGACTATGGCAAATGTGGCGATAAACGGATTGGGCCGAATAGGCCGGGCAACGCTGAAGATTATACTTGAAAGTGACGACCTGAATTTAGTCGCGGTGAATGATTTGGTGTCGGCAGACAACTTGGCGTACCTCCTCCGCTACGACACAGTGTACGGGCGCTATTCAAAAACTGTGGAGTCAGCGGAGGGCATACTGGTGATTGACGGAAAGAAGTATCCGGTGCTGAACGAGAAAGACCCGGCGGTGCTGCCTTGGAAGGATATGAACGTGGACCTGGTATTTGAGTGCTCGGGCGTGTTCAAGAAGCGCGAGGATTTGGAGAAGCACCTGAAAGCGGGTGCCAAACGAGTGGTGCTATCGGCACCTGCCAAGAGCGACGACGTGAAAACAATTGTATTCGGCGTGAACTCCGGCGAGGAGGCAGAGGATATCATTTCCTGTGCCAGTTGCACCACCAACTGCATCTCGCCGGTGGTGGAAATCATCAACCGCCGCATCGGTATCAAAAAAGCGAACATGACTACCATCCACGCCTATACCTCGAGCCAGGCGCTGGTGGATGGGCCGAATAAAAAAATGCGAAGAGGCAGGGCCGCCGCCTCCAACTTTGTGCCTACCACCACCGGAGCAGCCAAAGCTACCGCCAAGGCGCTGCCCGAAATGGAAGGCAGGTTTGACGGAGCAGCCATCCGAGGTCCTGTTAACGTTGGCTCTATCGCTGATATCAATATGGTATTAGAACGGAAAACAACAGTGGAGGAACTCAACTACATCTTTAAAGAAGAGGCGCAGACAGAGCGATACAAAGGCGTGCTGGGCGTATCGGACGATGAGCTGGTTTCGTCGGACATCGTGCACGATTCCCGCGCTTCGATTGTGGACCTGAGCATGACGCAGGTGGTGGGCGGCGACCTGGTGAAAGTGATGAGTTGGTACGACAACGAGTGGGGCTACGCCAATCAGATGGTGCGCGAGGCGAAGCATGTGCTGAGCCAGGTGGCGGCATCGTAGTATACTTCTCTTCTGGACTGTATACTCCTCTTCTGGACTTTGGGAGGCTTACAATACTGAGAATTGGTATTGTAAGCCTTTTTTTAAATGATAACTTCTTTTGCCATTACATACTTCAAGTTGAAAACTGGCTTCAACTGTA is a genomic window containing:
- the ppsA gene encoding phosphoenolpyruvate synthase yields the protein MCLQVILTKGKISNMSTYIRFFEDLNNTDVAEVGGKNASLGEMISQLGPNGIHIPAGFATTAQAYWEFLEHNGLKEELTTLLEELDRQKFSNLSETGKKARQAVMRGAFPEEVAAAIKEAYHQLEEKEEALSSVAVRSSATAEDLPEASFAGQHDSFLNVQGAEDAVEACKKCYASLFTDRAIRYREHNGFDHMKVALSAGVQKMVRSDKASAGVGFTILPDSGYEQVIFLTGTWGLGENVVQGAVNADEFYVFKPSLKKGIRSIISKKIGSKEQTMVYGEAKKGEGTTVNKDTPKNKQHRFILTDEEVTTLATWALEIEEHYGRAMDIEWAKDGESGELYIVQARPETVHSGKDKSKLKEYRLKEGGTVVTTGNAIGEKVTKGIARILSSPDEADKLQEGDVLVTGITNPDWDTVMKKASAIVTDSGGRTSHAAIVARELGAVAVVGTEDATQTIKDGQQITVSCAEGHTGKVYEGFLKWEEEDINFEQLRKPETEVMLIMADPDMAFFYSSYPVAGVGLMRIEFVINNTVKIHPLALLHFEELKDKKAKKWIEELTAPYPDKRLYFIEKLAEGVASIAAAFYPRQVIVRMSDFKSNEYADLIGGREFEPEEENPMLGFRGASRYYSEAYRDGFQMECEAMKIVRNEMGFTNVKLMVPFCRTVEEGKKVVNLMGDFGLKQGWNELEIYMMCEIPSNVILAEEFAEVFDGFSIGSNDLTQLTLGLDRDSALVSDLFDELNPAIKQMISMAIERAKKKGIKIGLCGQAPSDFPEFARFLVEQGITSISFNPDAVARGIKNILEAEDK
- a CDS encoding cation-translocating P-type ATPase, with the translated sequence MNIDQKYPYHTISTEDTLEKLSASEEGLSSEEAKKRQEEFGKNVLPEKGGINPIMLFLKQFKDFLVLILLFAAGVAFWADQMADVYIILAVILFNAIMGFVQEYKAEKAIESIKGLIEKKATALRDGKEHELMAEDVVLGDIIILNEGQSIPADARLLQAKDLRTSEAALTGESMPIEKETELQEEENAALGDRKNMVWKGTNVAQGKGKAVVTAIGEHTEIGKIATSMSEMQMQESNFRKKTSELGKIMAGIAIVTSLVVFSLGYWLRNYEFQDILLVTIATLVSSIPEGLPAVISIVLAIGANRMAKQNVIIREFTATEMMGSVSVILSDKTGTITQSILTVKKMFTGSGQELSVTGAGYQLQGEFKADGKPIDLKDNPVERKLLAIAAFCNGAHLEDGEEEENEGESDAKAVLTQERKPAEKQRSEEKAPSGVDQRQEEKTSAGTEKKSAKELQPPVIEEAPERTSLEEKPQESKTVAVEAGKKEGMDVDVDVQPDKVKISISLNKADTAGQNSVSAGDEEMPGDKDQSNVDVDVEVEKDKVHIKAQQRKRRNNLEDDDEDYEEEEEEEEEEEEHEEDDEDEEGNRSPNIVGDPTEAAMYVIGRKGKVKKQEPYNRYRVLDELPFNSKQKFRASLVDTEDGAEIFAIGAPERILELSSQWLTPNGPEQLTEEKREDIRKKIDDWTGQAMRVLSQAYKKADGKQQVQAGDVRDLTWVGTTGIIDPPRQGVRESVEECKTAGIRVMMVTGDHKKTAAAIAKEVGIVEAVEAEQGAKYPVAVTGKELQDVEDKKFDEYIENVSVFARMDPDVKLRIAERLQTQDTLIAMTGDGVNDAPALKRADVGIAMGQRGTDVAKDAAEIVLQDDNFSSIVSAIREGRIVFNNIKITSYFLLTTNFASTTVLITCITLGLPIPLTAVMILYVNLVTDGIMDISLATEPGHGEIMQEPPVKKSASILKWDIMPYLLLMTVVMVTLTVVGFRYYLPQGIDIARTGAFLIISMTQIFNAYNLRSLKKSVFEIGVFSNFWVNIAFVVSVMLQFATVKVPFIRDLFGFADFPIFDFLVIFACSSSVLLFGEFYKFIRFKKNFFKS
- the gap gene encoding type I glyceraldehyde-3-phosphate dehydrogenase, whose protein sequence is MANVAINGLGRIGRATLKIILESDDLNLVAVNDLVSADNLAYLLRYDTVYGRYSKTVESAEGILVIDGKKYPVLNEKDPAVLPWKDMNVDLVFECSGVFKKREDLEKHLKAGAKRVVLSAPAKSDDVKTIVFGVNSGEEAEDIISCASCTTNCISPVVEIINRRIGIKKANMTTIHAYTSSQALVDGPNKKMRRGRAAASNFVPTTTGAAKATAKALPEMEGRFDGAAIRGPVNVGSIADINMVLERKTTVEELNYIFKEEAQTERYKGVLGVSDDELVSSDIVHDSRASIVDLSMTQVVGGDLVKVMSWYDNEWGYANQMVREAKHVLSQVAAS